One genomic region from Argentina anserina chromosome 2, drPotAnse1.1, whole genome shotgun sequence encodes:
- the LOC126782891 gene encoding FCS-Like Zinc finger 8-like isoform X1 produces the protein MADHSSQQSPSYYTTKIPSFFGSPRFRAFFTIKGSHPETDQNPMISPTSILDTKFSLPFGNPFSCDRNQPQLIPKSLPGNKRSWDNSEAKGIGLALVDTLIDEKSEVNSTSDCKQSNGSKVLFGTKLRVQIPPYPAKGSANSGIQTENSNSNTNSPRAFSVTEMEFSEDYTCVISRGPNPRTTHIFDNCIVESYYTLSDSGHFSKSAPENFLSFCHTCKKNLEQNIDIYIYRGDKAFCSQECRYQEMILDDNAGNPEF, from the exons ATGGCTGATCACAGCTCTCAACAATCTCCAAGCTACTACACCACCAAGATCCCATCTTTCTTTGGTTCTCCAAGATTCAGAGCCTTTTTCACAATTAAAGGTAGCCACCCTGAAACTGACCAAAACCCCATGATAAGTCCTACTTCGATCCTTGACACCAAGTTTTCACTCCCTTTTGGGAACCCTTTTTCCTGTGACAGAAACCAACCCCAGTTAATCCCAAAATCTTTACCAGGGAACAAACGCTCTTGGGACAACTCAGAGGCCAAGGGCATTGGCCTTGCTCTAGTTGACACACTCATTGATGAAAAATCTGAAGTGAATAGTACTAGTGATTGTAAGCAAAGTAATGGGAGTAAGGTCCTGTTTGGAACTAAGCTTAGAGTTCAAATACCTCCCTATCCAGCAAAAGGGTCTGCTAATTCCGGCATCCAAACAGAGAATTCTAATTCGAATACGAATTCTCCTCGGGCTTTTTCAGTGACGGAAATGGAGTTTTCTGAAGACTATACATGTGTGATATCTCGTGGACCTAATCCAAGAACAACTCATATATTCGACAACTGCATTGTTGAAAGCTACTACACCTTATCGGATTCAGGCCACTTCTCCAAATCTGCTCCTGAGAATTTCCTCAGCTTCTGTCACACATGCAAGAAGAATCTTGAGCAGAATATTGACATTTACATCTACAG GGGTGACAAGGCCTTTTGCAGCCAGGAGTGCCGCTACCAAGAAATGATCCTCGATGATAACGCTGGAAACCCAGAATTTTGA
- the LOC126782891 gene encoding FCS-Like Zinc finger 8-like isoform X2, whose protein sequence is MADHSSQQSPSYYTTKIPSFFGSPRFRAFFTIKGNKRSWDNSEAKGIGLALVDTLIDEKSEVNSTSDCKQSNGSKVLFGTKLRVQIPPYPAKGSANSGIQTENSNSNTNSPRAFSVTEMEFSEDYTCVISRGPNPRTTHIFDNCIVESYYTLSDSGHFSKSAPENFLSFCHTCKKNLEQNIDIYIYRGDKAFCSQECRYQEMILDDNAGNPEF, encoded by the exons ATGGCTGATCACAGCTCTCAACAATCTCCAAGCTACTACACCACCAAGATCCCATCTTTCTTTGGTTCTCCAAGATTCAGAGCCTTTTTCACAATTAAAG GGAACAAACGCTCTTGGGACAACTCAGAGGCCAAGGGCATTGGCCTTGCTCTAGTTGACACACTCATTGATGAAAAATCTGAAGTGAATAGTACTAGTGATTGTAAGCAAAGTAATGGGAGTAAGGTCCTGTTTGGAACTAAGCTTAGAGTTCAAATACCTCCCTATCCAGCAAAAGGGTCTGCTAATTCCGGCATCCAAACAGAGAATTCTAATTCGAATACGAATTCTCCTCGGGCTTTTTCAGTGACGGAAATGGAGTTTTCTGAAGACTATACATGTGTGATATCTCGTGGACCTAATCCAAGAACAACTCATATATTCGACAACTGCATTGTTGAAAGCTACTACACCTTATCGGATTCAGGCCACTTCTCCAAATCTGCTCCTGAGAATTTCCTCAGCTTCTGTCACACATGCAAGAAGAATCTTGAGCAGAATATTGACATTTACATCTACAG GGGTGACAAGGCCTTTTGCAGCCAGGAGTGCCGCTACCAAGAAATGATCCTCGATGATAACGCTGGAAACCCAGAATTTTGA